A stretch of Veillonellales bacterium DNA encodes these proteins:
- a CDS encoding MFS transporter has product MFGFVKNVPRSIWLIAAAHAVTDLSMGALFVALPFFKVKFGLNYAELTAIVLLQNITSSVSQPVFGYLSDRKSRPWRMPLGCFITGAVMLASLLVPSYSLVLLCTAVSGFGSAVFHPEGAKMVNWLSGKMKGKGASLFSVGGNAGFALGSLLLGTLLMGNSHFLYVFVLPNIVISVLLLFAMKQFNRLPQAHKSSSSKGKTAILLNLPLLALLGMVLVRATVNSGINTFVPLYYTSFLQGSPVYAASLLTVYLAAGAVGTLLGGPFSDHYGSRKVMLYSILPVAPLLYLFTILGGIWSFILLAIVSVLLAATFTSSLVMAQKMMPANIGMASGLTLGFSIGLGALGVMGLGWLADVSGLLWVFDLLAFLPVIGFALTLFVQEPEETAGKRSA; this is encoded by the coding sequence GTGTTTGGATTTGTAAAAAATGTGCCGCGTTCCATTTGGTTAATTGCCGCGGCACATGCTGTGACTGATTTATCAATGGGTGCGTTATTTGTGGCGCTGCCTTTTTTTAAAGTCAAGTTTGGTTTGAATTATGCGGAATTAACGGCGATTGTGCTGCTGCAGAATATAACCTCTTCTGTCAGCCAGCCTGTTTTTGGCTACCTGAGTGATCGAAAGTCACGTCCGTGGCGGATGCCCCTGGGCTGTTTTATAACAGGGGCGGTAATGCTGGCTTCGCTGCTGGTGCCCAGTTATTCATTGGTCTTGTTGTGTACGGCGGTCAGTGGATTTGGCAGCGCTGTTTTTCATCCTGAAGGGGCGAAAATGGTGAATTGGCTCAGCGGTAAAATGAAGGGGAAGGGGGCCAGTCTATTTTCCGTTGGCGGGAATGCGGGCTTTGCCCTCGGTTCGCTGCTGCTGGGGACCTTACTGATGGGCAATTCCCATTTCCTTTACGTATTTGTGCTGCCAAATATTGTAATTAGTGTACTGCTGCTTTTCGCTATGAAGCAATTTAACCGTCTGCCCCAGGCGCACAAGAGCAGCTCGAGTAAGGGCAAAACGGCAATTTTGCTGAATTTACCGCTGCTGGCGCTGCTGGGAATGGTGCTTGTACGGGCGACAGTTAATTCCGGTATTAATACTTTTGTGCCGTTGTACTACACTTCTTTTTTGCAGGGAAGCCCGGTTTATGCCGCATCATTATTGACGGTTTATTTAGCTGCCGGAGCAGTGGGAACTTTATTGGGCGGTCCGTTCAGCGATCATTACGGCAGCAGAAAGGTAATGCTGTATTCTATTTTGCCGGTTGCGCCGCTGCTATATCTCTTCACTATTCTGGGCGGCATTTGGTCATTTATTCTCCTGGCCATTGTCAGTGTGCTGCTGGCGGCAACCTTTACCAGCAGTCTGGTGATGGCCCAGAAAATGATGCCGGCCAATATCGGCATGGCCTCGGGTCTGACGCTGGGATTCAGTATTGGTCTTGGTGCTTTGGGCGTTATGGGACTGGGCTGGCTTGCCGATGTGTCGGGATTGTTATGGGTGTTTGATTTGCTGGCTTTTTTACCGGTAATCGGGTTTGCGCTTACTTTGTTTGTTCAGGAGCCAGAAGAAACTGCAGGAAAACGCAGTGCTTGA
- a CDS encoding NAD(P)-binding domain-containing protein — protein MAVGLIGTGRMGRALAVRLADTADLYLFDRDADRLKTVGEELKLPVVESMEELVKLGTVILAVPDQEVISCIKDFNQQPQTLQVINIATNVDSQVLRQTSARHIRCINAKFVSQADEMLLGQRPVIIVDEQPSDMVSVAAELFAAMGDIVVGRADLVTAINKSAAENVLTAAVHLEETLRQKNVTDPRLIKAAIRQVAVGTLKAYADSNLGPFAREIVRSVRARLKK, from the coding sequence ATGGCGGTAGGATTGATTGGAACCGGCCGGATGGGGCGGGCTTTAGCGGTCAGACTGGCCGATACGGCAGATTTGTATTTATTCGACCGGGATGCGGATCGGTTAAAGACGGTTGGCGAAGAACTGAAATTACCGGTCGTGGAAAGCATGGAGGAGCTGGTTAAACTGGGTACGGTGATTTTAGCGGTGCCTGACCAGGAAGTGATCAGCTGCATCAAGGATTTTAATCAGCAGCCCCAGACACTGCAGGTGATTAATATTGCGACGAATGTTGACAGTCAGGTACTGCGCCAGACCTCGGCCCGGCATATTCGGTGCATTAATGCTAAGTTTGTCAGTCAGGCGGATGAAATGCTGCTGGGCCAGCGTCCGGTGATTATTGTTGATGAGCAGCCGAGTGACATGGTGTCTGTTGCTGCCGAATTGTTTGCGGCAATGGGCGATATCGTGGTTGGAAGAGCCGACTTGGTAACGGCTATTAATAAGTCGGCGGCTGAAAATGTACTGACAGCGGCGGTACACCTGGAAGAAACATTGCGGCAAAAAAATGTTACGGATCCGAGACTTATCAAGGCCGCTATCCGGCAAGTAGCAGTGGGAACATTAAAAGCCTATGCAGATTCAAATCTGGGGCCTTTTGCCCGGGAAATTGTCCGGTCGGTTCGCGCCAGACTGAAAAAATAA
- a CDS encoding DUF445 domain-containing protein, giving the protein MRNRKAANRTLAVVFLLFIVTLLLRLCCRDSLLLEMGYTTLEAALVGGIADWFAVTALFGKPLGFPWHTAIIPRSRLKIVEALVRSVQYELLSKESIRRRLTGIHLVRSFIRWVEEKNDRGRLAAAAAKGIQAILTEMDTLQAAGRVESFLKKQWQIAQLAPWISRIIRRVLGKRYDERLIDGLLEELIRYVRREQTKAAIYQYLERYSSQMTDSWWKVLIRNVLEAVDAVNLAEAAEALQVEILVALQAVRQPDHPLRPWLRQRMSAIALRLEQDTEFAHSINSWQVELIDRISLKEVLSDLIERGIDSVKTPADGQVSPIMAWLSAQILQYWEQFKTDTRLQDWIEGYVQEAVNDILETEHHLVGAVTRSALDGLTDRSLNQFIEEKAGDDLQWIRINGSVVGGIVGLLLFEFLHFLYVPVLIPVLQTWLQG; this is encoded by the coding sequence ATGAGAAACCGAAAGGCGGCAAACCGGACGTTGGCCGTGGTCTTTCTATTATTTATAGTTACGCTGCTGTTAAGGCTCTGCTGCCGGGACAGCCTGCTGCTGGAAATGGGATATACGACATTGGAGGCGGCGCTGGTAGGCGGTATAGCCGACTGGTTTGCCGTTACAGCCCTGTTTGGCAAACCGCTGGGATTTCCCTGGCATACGGCCATTATTCCCCGCAGCCGGCTAAAGATTGTGGAGGCGCTGGTTCGTTCCGTCCAGTATGAGCTGCTGAGCAAGGAGTCGATTCGCCGCCGATTAACCGGTATTCATTTAGTTCGCAGTTTTATCCGCTGGGTGGAGGAGAAAAATGATCGGGGACGGCTGGCCGCCGCCGCGGCGAAAGGAATTCAGGCGATTTTAACGGAAATGGATACCTTGCAGGCTGCCGGCCGGGTGGAAAGTTTTTTGAAAAAACAGTGGCAGATTGCTCAATTGGCGCCATGGATCAGCCGGATCATCCGTCGGGTTTTAGGAAAACGGTATGATGAACGGCTGATTGACGGGTTGCTGGAAGAATTGATTCGTTATGTGCGGCGTGAGCAGACTAAAGCTGCGATTTACCAGTATTTAGAACGGTATAGCAGCCAGATGACGGATTCCTGGTGGAAAGTGCTGATTAGAAATGTGCTGGAAGCGGTGGATGCGGTGAACCTGGCCGAAGCGGCAGAAGCTTTGCAGGTTGAGATTCTGGTGGCATTACAGGCGGTTCGGCAACCGGATCATCCGCTGCGTCCCTGGCTGCGGCAGCGAATGTCTGCGATTGCCCTTCGCTTGGAGCAGGATACTGAATTTGCTCATTCCATCAACAGCTGGCAGGTCGAGCTCATTGACCGGATTAGTTTGAAAGAGGTGCTGTCCGATTTGATTGAACGGGGCATTGACTCCGTAAAAACGCCGGCAGACGGACAAGTTTCGCCGATAATGGCCTGGCTTTCCGCTCAGATTCTCCAATATTGGGAACAGTTTAAAACCGATACGCGTCTTCAGGACTGGATCGAGGGGTATGTGCAGGAAGCGGTCAATGATATTCTGGAAACAGAGCATCATTTGGTGGGAGCCGTTACCCGCAGTGCTCTGGATGGGTTGACCGACCGGAGTTTGAATCAATTTATTGAAGAAAAAGCCGGCGATGATTTGCAGTGGATTCGGATCAATGGTTCGGTGGTAGGGGGAATCGTGGGACTGCTGCTGTTTGAATTCCTGCATTTTCTCTATGTGCCGGTTCTGATTCCTGTATTGCAGACTTGGCTGCAGGGGTGA
- a CDS encoding DUF445 domain-containing protein yields MKSNRYKATITLGTVSLGFLASYPFSHSFFGGLIASGCQAAMVGGLADWFAVTALFRKPLGIPFRTAIIPRNRERIFQALTDMVEQELLTKENIMSELERYNFAEFLIQYLEQHGGKEAVKAIIRRVVLDLLDKMDGEEIGLLLEELLVRNVDKVKAAPLAAQIMEWSLRSGYTDRLVSFILAELIRLAGQQAVREQLAVILSEAQRAYERDMTGRKLVAAVLAISPLQLAGLVQEKLIDCLQDMKNAHHPAREKITKWLEEAIVALKTDSGVQTKVEDWKMKLIHQVNISAQIISLVTFLRQTAGTRPVGEMLKLVKWLNWQIDRMIAGFKANNGQQASLDREIKSGLHTLVEQHHDQIGLTVKTGLNQFTNAMLVEFIEDKVGDDLQMIRINGSVVGGIAGMLIFLLTFFAHSV; encoded by the coding sequence ATGAAGTCAAACCGGTATAAGGCAACCATAACGTTAGGGACGGTTTCCCTGGGGTTTTTGGCTAGTTATCCTTTTAGTCACAGCTTTTTCGGCGGTTTAATCGCCAGCGGCTGCCAGGCTGCCATGGTTGGCGGTCTGGCAGATTGGTTTGCCGTTACCGCCTTATTTCGCAAGCCCCTGGGCATTCCTTTCCGTACTGCCATCATTCCCCGCAACCGGGAGCGGATTTTTCAAGCGTTAACCGATATGGTGGAACAGGAACTGCTGACGAAAGAAAATATAATGAGCGAACTGGAACGGTATAATTTCGCCGAATTTCTGATTCAATACCTGGAACAGCATGGCGGGAAAGAAGCTGTAAAAGCGATTATCCGCAGAGTAGTGCTGGATCTTCTGGATAAAATGGATGGGGAAGAAATCGGCTTGCTGCTGGAAGAACTGTTGGTGCGCAATGTGGACAAGGTGAAGGCGGCACCGCTGGCGGCTCAAATTATGGAATGGTCCCTTCGCAGCGGGTACACCGACCGGCTTGTTTCCTTCATTTTGGCTGAACTGATACGACTGGCCGGACAGCAAGCGGTAAGGGAACAATTGGCCGTTATTCTGTCCGAGGCTCAGAGAGCCTACGAGCGGGATATGACCGGACGGAAGCTGGTAGCTGCCGTTCTGGCGATTTCACCGCTTCAGCTGGCCGGTTTGGTGCAGGAAAAATTAATTGACTGTTTACAGGACATGAAAAATGCTCACCACCCGGCACGAGAAAAGATTACCAAATGGCTGGAAGAAGCGATTGTGGCGCTGAAGACGGACAGCGGGGTTCAGACAAAGGTGGAAGACTGGAAAATGAAGCTGATACATCAGGTCAATATCAGTGCGCAGATCATTTCACTGGTGACGTTTTTGCGGCAGACGGCAGGGACAAGGCCGGTTGGCGAAATGCTGAAATTAGTAAAGTGGCTCAATTGGCAGATTGACCGGATGATTGCCGGATTTAAAGCCAACAATGGACAGCAGGCATCCCTTGACCGTGAAATTAAAAGCGGGCTGCATACTCTGGTGGAGCAGCATCATGACCAGATCGGATTGACGGTAAAAACCGGGCTAAATCAGTTTACCAATGCTATGCTGGTGGAGTTTATTGAAGATAAGGTGGGCGACGACTTGCAGATGATCCGGATTAACGGATCGGTAGTTGGCGGCATTGCCGGTATGCTGATTTTTTTGCTCACTTTTTTTGCTCATAGCGTATAG
- the mqnE gene encoding aminofutalosine synthase MqnE, whose amino-acid sequence MKSILTAIEGKVRRGERLTKEDGLALFQGNDLAWLGYLADLARKRISGDFVYFNVNRHINLTNICSSRCKFCAFGRDGDSDGAYAMTKERVLEIARRAACDSDLKELHIVSGLHPTWPFEYYVDIIRALRAEFPEIHLKAFTAVEVWHFVAISGKSIREVLQILLDAGMNSMPGGGAEILSDRVRTKLCPNKASAAQWLEVVRTAHSMGIPTNASMLYGHIETLEERVDHLLSLRELQDETGGFQTFICFPFQPGNTALESQIHRTSVWDDLKTMAVSRLLLDNFKNIKAYWIMLTLPIAQLALGFGANDIDGTVSEEKIMHAAGVKSSKCLSKQTMIDVIRQAGRVPVERDSLYHIIRKL is encoded by the coding sequence TTGAAATCAATACTTACTGCGATAGAAGGTAAAGTACGCCGCGGCGAACGCCTTACGAAAGAAGACGGACTGGCACTGTTTCAGGGCAATGATTTAGCCTGGCTGGGGTATCTGGCGGATTTGGCGAGAAAGCGGATCAGCGGCGATTTTGTCTATTTTAATGTGAACAGGCATATTAACCTGACGAATATTTGCAGTTCCCGCTGCAAGTTTTGCGCTTTTGGCCGTGACGGGGACAGCGACGGTGCTTATGCAATGACCAAGGAGCGAGTGCTGGAGATTGCCAGGAGGGCGGCGTGCGATAGTGACCTGAAGGAACTGCATATTGTCAGCGGGCTGCATCCCACGTGGCCTTTCGAGTATTATGTGGATATCATCAGGGCGCTGCGAGCGGAATTTCCAGAAATTCATTTAAAAGCCTTTACCGCCGTCGAAGTCTGGCATTTTGTTGCAATCTCCGGCAAGTCAATCCGGGAGGTGCTGCAAATCCTGCTGGATGCCGGCATGAATTCTATGCCGGGCGGCGGGGCGGAGATCCTGTCCGACCGGGTGCGTACCAAGCTTTGCCCCAATAAGGCCAGTGCGGCTCAGTGGCTGGAGGTGGTTCGCACTGCCCACAGCATGGGGATTCCCACGAATGCCAGCATGCTGTACGGGCATATTGAAACATTGGAAGAACGAGTTGACCATTTATTGTCGCTTAGGGAACTGCAGGATGAAACCGGTGGGTTTCAAACCTTTATCTGCTTTCCCTTTCAGCCTGGCAACACGGCATTGGAGAGTCAGATTCACCGCACCAGTGTTTGGGATGATTTAAAAACTATGGCGGTTTCCCGGCTGCTGCTGGATAATTTTAAAAATATCAAAGCGTACTGGATTATGCTTACCCTGCCTATCGCCCAGCTGGCTCTTGGGTTTGGCGCCAACGATATTGACGGTACGGTCAGTGAGGAAAAGATTATGCATGCTGCCGGTGTCAAGTCATCCAAGTGTCTGAGCAAGCAGACTATGATTGATGTGATTCGTCAGGCCGGCCGCGTTCCGGTAGAACGGGATTCCTTATATCATATTATTCGCAAATTATAG
- a CDS encoding tripartite tricarboxylate transporter substrate binding protein — translation MRNKSLVLSAVCLLLISILLGGCSGMQNKAVSTTGKYPEKPITVIVTFSAGGAADLIARVMEKEAPKYLGQPLIVVNKPGSAGTIGWNEVAGARPDGYTVGITAAELLVLPLYGMTKYNYLTDLQPLAQMTASSWTLAVQTEQPWQNVDDLVNYARQHPGQLKFSHSGIGSFPHVIGEMIGKAAGTTLEQVPFRSSGEAITALLGGHVQVAIVNPATVKEHMKSGTVRVLAVTGEQRLTDPDFAGVPTLKEQGFDIAYTNWFGVAAPKDMPPEVKAKLVEGFKAMIEDAEFKKSVENMGLQVEYLGPQKSEEKWISDSKKISKTIQETGILDLIKAQKK, via the coding sequence ATGCGAAACAAATCCTTGGTGTTGTCGGCAGTTTGTTTGCTGCTGATTTCTATTTTGCTGGGGGGGTGCAGCGGGATGCAAAACAAAGCGGTAAGTACCACCGGGAAATATCCGGAGAAACCTATTACAGTCATTGTGACGTTTAGTGCCGGGGGAGCAGCAGATCTGATAGCCCGGGTCATGGAAAAAGAGGCACCTAAATATCTGGGGCAGCCGCTGATTGTTGTCAACAAGCCCGGAAGCGCAGGTACCATCGGCTGGAATGAAGTGGCCGGAGCCAGGCCGGATGGCTATACCGTTGGGATAACCGCGGCTGAATTATTAGTGTTGCCGTTGTATGGTATGACAAAATACAATTATTTAACCGATTTACAACCTCTGGCACAAATGACAGCTTCATCTTGGACATTGGCAGTTCAGACTGAGCAGCCGTGGCAAAATGTTGATGATTTAGTCAATTATGCCAGACAGCATCCGGGACAACTAAAGTTTAGTCATAGCGGCATTGGCTCATTTCCTCATGTGATTGGCGAAATGATCGGCAAGGCGGCGGGTACCACACTTGAACAAGTTCCATTCCGCAGTTCAGGTGAAGCAATTACCGCATTGCTGGGGGGACACGTCCAGGTTGCCATTGTTAATCCAGCCACGGTTAAAGAGCATATGAAAAGCGGTACGGTAAGAGTGCTGGCAGTGACAGGAGAACAGCGGCTGACCGATCCGGATTTTGCCGGCGTGCCGACTTTGAAAGAGCAGGGGTTTGATATTGCCTATACAAATTGGTTTGGGGTGGCAGCGCCGAAAGATATGCCGCCGGAGGTAAAAGCCAAATTGGTTGAAGGATTCAAGGCAATGATTGAGGACGCCGAATTCAAAAAGAGTGTGGAAAATATGGGATTGCAGGTCGAATATTTAGGCCCCCAAAAATCAGAAGAAAAGTGGATTTCCGACAGCAAAAAAATATCAAAAACGATACAAGAAACCGGCATTCTGGACTTAATCAAGGCGCAAAAGAAATAG